The segment ACGTCCCAGACGTGCCACTCGTGCCACCGTATCGGTCGGCGGGACTCGCAGGCCGAGTTCCGGTGTCCAAACGACGACTGCCACGTTTCGACGTTTCAGGCCGACATCAACGCTTCCGCGAACATCGCACGACGGATTGACCCGTGGGGAGAGAGCGTCCCGCTTGACAAGGCGGAACGCGATGACTCACCTCGGGATGGGAGCGGTTGTGACACCGCCACGACTCACCGTGAGAAGAGCGCACCCGCGCAGATGACGCTCACGGCCTACGAAGAGTCGAAACCCTCTGCCAGCGACGACTAACTGGTATTCCCCATGCGTGGGAAGCCTCGCCGTTTACGGCGAGGAGGATGTCACTCGCCGCGGCCGGATACGTCGCTGGCCCTCGGCACGTCGTCGGTTCGATTCTCGTCGTCTCGCTTCCGTGGGTCCCGGCTATCGGTCGTCCGCGCGTCACGGCCATCTGTCGTTCGCCCGCGGCCGTCGGTTTCCGGTGGGCCACCGTCGTCCGGCGTGCTACCGTTGTCCGGCGGGCCGTCGCCGCCGGACTCGAAGCGACCGTCGTATCGCTCCCGGCCGAAGAAGCCCCGGAGCGCCATCGTCGTGCCGACGTAGGAGGCCGCGACGAGGACGAGGAACCCGAACAGCAGTTCGAGGAGCATCGTCTCACCCCTCCACCTCCGCGAATGTAAATTCGACGGAGGGCGGCCGCGAGACGAACGCCGGAGCGCCTTTGGCGACGCGGGCCGTCGCCGTTCGCATGGGGGAGACAGATTCGTTCGCCGACCGCATCGACCGCGTGCTGGTCGCTGGCGCGACCGGGGGTACCGGCCGGGAGATTCTGCGCGTGCTGAAAGCGACCGACCTCGAAGTCGTCGGCCTGACGCGCTCGCTGGACAGTCGCGGGGAACTCCTCGCTCGCGGGGCCGACGAGGCAGTCGTCGGCGACCTGCTGGAGGCCCGCGACGCCGCGCGCGCCGTGCGGAGCTGTGACGCCGTGCTGTGTGCGGTCGGGACCGGACCGTCGCTCGACCCGTTGTTGGGCAAACCGCTCGTGGACGGTGAAGGCGTCCGGAACCTCGTGAACGCGGCCGTCGCGGCCGACTGCGAGGAGTTCGTCTTCGAGAGTTCCATCGGCGTCGGCGACTCGGCGTCGGGGATGCCCGCGCCGTTCCGGTTCGCGATAGCGCCCATCCTGCGCGCGAAGAACGACGCCGAGGCCGCGCTCCGGTCGTCGGGCCTGCGATACACGATTCTACGACCCGGCGGGCTGACCGACGGACCGGCGACCGGCGACGTGCTGGTCGGCGAGGGCGGCGCGACCGTCGGCGGGTCGATTCCTCGCGCCGACGTGGCCCGACTGATGGTCGCGGCGCTCTCGACGCCCGACGCCGCGAACCGGACCTTCGAGGTCGTCGCGCGCTCGGGGGTCCGCGGGACTCCTCGTGGACTGGTCGAACTCGACTGGACGTATCCCGACGACCTCGAACCCGTGGAGATAGACATCGACGACGAGGCCCGAGACGAAGCGTAGTAGCGTCTCAAGCGGTAGAAAACGGAGTGCAATCGAAGCCCGAGGAGCCGACCCGTCGGCCTCAGATGGCGTTCGAGGCGTGGAAGCGGTCGACCGACCAGCCGGTGACGCCATTGTCGTACTCTATCTTCCACCACGTGTAGCCGTCTTCCGTGATGTAGCCGTCCTGCACGTAGCCGACTTCGCCGACCGGGTTGGTGTGGACGACGTTGTCGCCGATGGCGGGGTCGCTCCGGACGTTGACGCTGGCAGTGGTGACGACGCCCTCGCCGATGCCGAAGCGCGTGCCGAGCGTGGTGCCCTGCACGTAGTTCATGTAGGTGCCCCAGTCCCACGTCGAACCGGGGTCGGTGTGGCTGTTCCAGCCGCAGTCGTTGGGGTCTGGCACCTGATGATGGCCGATGATGCCGCCGACGCCGTCGTAGGGGTCGCAGGGCGCGACGCCCGACGGGCGAGTGAGGGGGATGTTGAACTTGTCCGCGAGGTAGCGCACCGTCTTCGCCGACGAGCGGTAGAGCGCGTCGGTGAACGTCGTCTGGTCGGTGTACCCCTCGTGTTCGAAGCCCAGCGACGTGTCGTTGTACCCGCCGTTCCCGGCGTGCCAACCGATGTCGTCGCGGTTGAGCATCTTCGTAATCTCGCCCGTGCCGTCGT is part of the Halorussus salinus genome and harbors:
- a CDS encoding SDR family oxidoreductase gives rise to the protein MGETDSFADRIDRVLVAGATGGTGREILRVLKATDLEVVGLTRSLDSRGELLARGADEAVVGDLLEARDAARAVRSCDAVLCAVGTGPSLDPLLGKPLVDGEGVRNLVNAAVAADCEEFVFESSIGVGDSASGMPAPFRFAIAPILRAKNDAEAALRSSGLRYTILRPGGLTDGPATGDVLVGEGGATVGGSIPRADVARLMVAALSTPDAANRTFEVVARSGVRGTPRGLVELDWTYPDDLEPVEIDIDDEARDEA
- a CDS encoding N-acetylmuramoyl-L-alanine amidase, translated to MAPSRRRFLKLAGSAAATGGLLGASNSASAYSPQPDMRWEAADPSNYSAANRGPSDVRWIILHVTEGSYEGTISWFKDPASNVSTHYVIENDGTGEITKMLNRDDIGWHAGNGGYNDTSLGFEHEGYTDQTTFTDALYRSSAKTVRYLADKFNIPLTRPSGVAPCDPYDGVGGIIGHHQVPDPNDCGWNSHTDPGSTWDWGTYMNYVQGTTLGTRFGIGEGVVTTASVNVRSDPAIGDNVVHTNPVGEVGYVQDGYITEDGYTWWKIEYDNGVTGWSVDRFHASNAI